One genomic segment of Planctomycetota bacterium includes these proteins:
- a CDS encoding outer membrane beta-barrel protein: MKFVYPVLLLLAAVSYASAEPAAEAEKSISLFGGGFYAKGAESMIDDDATSVEDVGTKDWNGNSLWGLRYEKHYLRQDRLLNGGLGFELLSFTIVNQEVSDSRSFLGIPYTVQLDKIESKTVGLSVDGFLDFNFQKPIRPYLGLGMGLFFANVKDKKASQQGTNPYILEADEAFGWGLGFDFLVGTRWYFNDKFFLMLEIQERQLFLSTLRFFGNDLSISPLYSWRNICIGIGMKF; this comes from the coding sequence ATGAAATTCGTTTATCCTGTTTTACTACTTCTCGCGGCTGTTTCATACGCATCCGCAGAACCTGCGGCAGAGGCAGAAAAGTCAATTTCCCTGTTCGGCGGGGGCTTCTACGCAAAAGGCGCCGAATCCATGATTGATGATGATGCTACCAGTGTCGAAGATGTCGGCACCAAAGATTGGAACGGCAACTCACTTTGGGGATTGCGCTACGAAAAGCACTACCTTCGGCAAGACCGCCTGTTAAATGGTGGACTCGGATTCGAGCTCCTATCGTTTACTATCGTTAACCAAGAGGTATCCGATTCCCGCTCGTTTCTGGGCATTCCTTATACCGTCCAGTTAGATAAAATCGAATCTAAAACAGTCGGGTTAAGCGTGGATGGATTCCTTGATTTTAATTTCCAGAAACCCATAAGGCCATATCTCGGCTTGGGCATGGGACTATTCTTTGCTAATGTAAAGGATAAAAAAGCATCCCAGCAGGGAACGAACCCTTACATATTGGAAGCTGACGAAGCTTTCGGATGGGGATTGGGTTTTGATTTTCTGGTCGGCACTCGCTGGTATTTCAATGACAAGTTTTTCCTGATGCTTGAGATCCAGGAAAGGCAGCTCTTTTTAAGCACCTTGAGGTTCTTTGGCAATGACCTCAGCATCAGCCCATTATATTCCTGGCGTAATATCTGCATTGGGATTGGGATGAAGTTTTAA
- the purH gene encoding bifunctional phosphoribosylaminoimidazolecarboxamide formyltransferase/IMP cyclohydrolase, with translation MQNDSVRLQDRQESPTQTGLKVKTAVMSVSDKSGLVEFARSLKKWGIEIISTGGTAKVLKENGIDITPISKITGNAKDDYFDGRMKTISFNYESALLYRRDNPEHVKQAKELGIPQIDMVICNLYPFEKVTAKEGVTIEDAIENIDIGGPCMVRAAAKNHESIAIVVEPEQYKEIMDEMAKNKGTLGKELLKKLMVRAYEKTADYDSAIHTFFADKLTNEKVKRAKYFKGIQLGRYAENWHQKGWLYKSPVSAASIPWAKQVHGGPLGYNNYLDAEAALQSVLELKDSIAVSIIKHANPCGYATGETLLEAFERAWQGDPVSAFGSVIALTKPLDMDVAKILGERFVEVLVAPSIKPDALEYIKSLGKKKAELRLLEVGDLNKSKNNLLRFITGGVLEQEQDNKFFLTNTIKELFKPPFQAKCANSGKDLTVGIMTKVKPPAARAGLYEFGLHYVKHIKSNAIVVVREYRPGYYQTIGMGCGQPNRKDSVMLAGMRAVENLKREYTDMKKAKKTKIKTAKQYIKQQLQADNVILVSDAFFPFRDGLDNVAETGVKYVIEPGGSIRDEEVIKAANEYKMGLLFTGVRKFYH, from the coding sequence ATGCAAAACGACAGCGTTCGCCTGCAGGATAGACAGGAAAGTCCGACTCAAACCGGGTTAAAAGTAAAAACAGCCGTGATGTCTGTAAGCGATAAGAGCGGATTGGTGGAATTTGCCAGATCCCTGAAAAAATGGGGGATTGAAATAATTTCCACCGGCGGCACGGCAAAAGTTCTCAAGGAAAACGGGATAGATATCACGCCCATCTCCAAAATCACCGGCAACGCTAAAGATGATTATTTTGACGGACGGATGAAAACCATCAGCTTTAACTATGAAAGCGCGCTCCTTTACAGGCGCGATAATCCTGAACACGTAAAGCAGGCAAAGGAATTAGGCATCCCGCAAATTGATATGGTCATCTGCAATCTTTATCCATTTGAAAAAGTTACCGCTAAGGAAGGCGTTACCATAGAAGACGCCATAGAAAATATCGATATCGGCGGTCCGTGCATGGTGCGCGCCGCAGCCAAAAACCACGAAAGTATCGCCATTGTCGTGGAGCCGGAACAATATAAGGAAATAATGGATGAAATGGCGAAAAACAAAGGCACTCTCGGGAAAGAATTGCTTAAGAAACTCATGGTTCGGGCATACGAGAAAACCGCGGATTACGATTCGGCAATCCATACATTCTTTGCGGATAAATTGACTAATGAGAAGGTAAAGCGAGCCAAGTATTTCAAAGGAATCCAACTCGGGCGCTATGCGGAAAACTGGCACCAAAAAGGGTGGCTCTATAAATCGCCTGTTTCGGCAGCGAGCATCCCCTGGGCAAAACAGGTCCACGGTGGGCCCTTGGGCTACAATAATTATTTGGATGCCGAGGCGGCTTTGCAATCCGTGCTTGAGCTTAAAGATTCAATCGCCGTTTCCATTATTAAGCACGCCAACCCCTGCGGCTATGCCACGGGCGAAACGCTTTTGGAAGCCTTTGAACGCGCCTGGCAGGGAGACCCGGTCAGCGCCTTCGGCAGCGTAATTGCCCTGACCAAGCCGCTGGATATGGACGTCGCTAAAATATTAGGCGAAAGGTTCGTGGAAGTGCTGGTCGCGCCATCCATAAAACCGGACGCGCTGGAATATATTAAATCATTGGGCAAAAAGAAGGCGGAGCTCCGCTTACTGGAAGTGGGGGACTTGAATAAAAGCAAGAATAACCTACTGAGGTTCATCACCGGCGGCGTTCTGGAACAGGAACAGGATAATAAATTCTTCTTGACTAATACCATAAAAGAATTGTTTAAGCCGCCGTTCCAGGCTAAATGCGCTAACAGCGGCAAGGATTTAACCGTCGGCATAATGACCAAGGTAAAGCCGCCTGCCGCGCGCGCCGGGTTATACGAATTCGGATTGCATTACGTCAAGCATATCAAATCCAATGCAATAGTTGTCGTCCGCGAATACCGCCCCGGATATTACCAGACCATCGGCATGGGCTGCGGGCAACCCAACCGCAAGGATTCCGTCATGCTGGCCGGCATGCGCGCGGTGGAAAACCTAAAGCGCGAATATACTGACATGAAGAAAGCCAAGAAAACTAAGATAAAAACCGCCAAGCAATATATCAAACAGCAGTTGCAGGCTGATAATGTGATTCTGGTTTCCGACGCTTTCTTCCCGTTCAGAGACGGGCTTGATAACGTTGCCGAAACAGGCGTGAAATATGTCATTGAACCGGGCGGTTCGATAAGGGATGAAGAAGTCATCAAGGCCGCCAACGAGTATAAAATGGGATTACTCTTTACCGGTGTAAGAAAGTTTTACCATTAA
- a CDS encoding cupin domain-containing protein, whose product MNRKKKLIKIIQQSRAFPNPGSEYSLIGCTVSPGFDFADFELGKREALVKKFPHAKNIIEKLT is encoded by the coding sequence ATAAACCGAAAGAAGAAACTTATAAAAATTATTCAACAGAGCAGGGCTTTCCCGAATCCGGGTTCGGAATATTCGCTCATCGGATGCACCGTTTCGCCGGGATTTGATTTTGCGGATTTTGAACTTGGCAAAAGAGAGGCACTCGTAAAAAAGTTTCCTCATGCTAAAAATATTATCGAAAAACTCACCTGA